From Alienimonas californiensis, a single genomic window includes:
- a CDS encoding DUF2997 domain-containing protein has protein sequence MSPRIEITVTPAGETSVETKGFAGPACRAASQPYEEALGAKTAETLTPEYHAAAPVAQTVEQRA, from the coding sequence ATGTCTCCCCGCATCGAGATCACCGTCACGCCGGCGGGCGAGACCTCCGTCGAGACGAAGGGCTTCGCCGGTCCCGCCTGCCGGGCGGCCAGCCAGCCGTACGAGGAGGCCCTCGGCGCCAAGACCGCCGAGACGCTGACGCCGGAGTACCACGCGGCCGCCCCGGTCGCCCAGACGGTCGAGCAGCGGGCCTGA
- a CDS encoding DUF1257 domain-containing protein: MSHIVTVAAKATDPAALAAACDRLKLPPPQTETVTFFDRSVQSGLAVRPPGFVYPIVCDVETGDLYHDTYEGRWGDETFVGRLLQAYAVEVSKLQAKARGHRVAETALADGSVKLTVTAGAAGFGGTSQYLSAGEAA, from the coding sequence ATGAGCCACATCGTCACCGTCGCCGCCAAGGCGACGGACCCCGCCGCCCTCGCGGCGGCCTGCGACCGGCTGAAATTGCCCCCGCCGCAGACCGAGACCGTCACCTTCTTCGATCGCAGCGTGCAGAGCGGCCTCGCGGTCCGCCCGCCCGGGTTCGTGTACCCGATCGTCTGCGACGTCGAGACCGGCGACCTGTACCACGACACGTACGAGGGCCGCTGGGGCGACGAGACGTTCGTCGGCCGGCTGCTCCAGGCGTACGCCGTCGAGGTCTCCAAGCTCCAGGCGAAGGCCCGCGGCCACCGCGTCGCCGAGACCGCCCTCGCCGACGGCAGCGTGAAGCTGACCGTCACCGCCGGGGCCGCGGGCTTCGGCGGGACGTCCCAATACCTCTCCGCCGGGGAGGCCGCCTGA
- a CDS encoding transposase, which translates to MPDDEKPHGPSWPPKLTDEEWTAVRPLLHSQGRPGKYDREFVNAIFWMLHQNDKEHEKDEESWRSFAPHDGLWNTLARRYKRWETSGELEAFLGRVRKASEEGRIPWHRREPEGERRRFRSRPELPSREG; encoded by the coding sequence ATGCCCGATGACGAAAAGCCCCACGGTCCCTCTTGGCCGCCGAAGTTGACGGACGAGGAGTGGACCGCGGTTCGTCCGCTCCTGCATTCCCAGGGCCGCCCCGGGAAATACGACCGAGAGTTCGTCAACGCCATCTTCTGGATGCTTCATCAGAACGACAAAGAGCACGAGAAGGACGAAGAGTCGTGGCGATCCTTCGCGCCTCACGACGGACTGTGGAACACGCTCGCCCGCCGCTACAAACGCTGGGAGACGAGCGGAGAGTTGGAGGCCTTCTTGGGAAGAGTTCGTAAAGCCTCCGAAGAGGGGCGGATCCCTTGGCATCGCCGTGAGCCCGAGGGCGAACGACGCCGCTTTCGATCCCGCCCCGAGCTGCCGTCCCGTGAGGGGTAA
- a CDS encoding helix-turn-helix domain-containing protein, translated as MLSPFPPVESNDPFRVLLTPREAADVLGISERKLRDVTVPHGNLPRVMVGRCVRYRPAALEAWAAGREEAAAGDD; from the coding sequence ATGCTTTCGCCGTTCCCGCCCGTCGAATCGAACGACCCGTTCCGCGTGCTGCTCACCCCCCGCGAGGCGGCCGACGTCCTCGGGATCAGCGAGCGCAAGCTCCGCGACGTGACTGTCCCGCACGGGAACCTGCCCCGCGTGATGGTGGGGCGGTGCGTCCGATACCGGCCGGCCGCGCTGGAGGCTTGGGCCGCGGGCCGGGAGGAGGCCGCGGCGGGCGACGACTGA
- a CDS encoding tyrosine-type recombinase/integrase has protein sequence MASLTEDPGGRRRIQFVDRDGRRRAVRLGKVSKKTAEQVRGMIERLAAAQLAGHAPDDHTARWVAGLGDVLHGRLAAVGLVARRRHATVGDFAREYVASRTDVSPATRNHLARAAADLAAVLGDRTPLRDVTPAHADEYRRTQLARGVAENTVRRRVGRAKQIFAAAVRGRLLDRNPFEGQKCQVTGNPDKFHFVTREEAEALIAACPNAPWRAVVALARFGGLRCPSELRPLQWRHVDVDAGRLTVISSKTAHQGKGMRVTPLFPELRLHLSALRQEAGDPAPDDSVLSGFEGTSWALGGPLAAIARRADLKLWPKPFCNMRATRQTELTAEFPSHVVCGWIGNSEDVANEHYLRTIDVDFQRAVAGDGKAPNKPR, from the coding sequence ATGGCCTCTCTCACCGAAGATCCCGGCGGACGCCGCCGCATTCAGTTCGTCGACCGCGACGGCCGCCGCCGCGCCGTCCGCCTCGGAAAGGTCTCCAAGAAGACCGCCGAACAGGTGCGGGGCATGATCGAACGCCTCGCCGCCGCGCAGTTGGCCGGGCACGCTCCCGACGACCACACCGCCCGATGGGTCGCCGGGTTGGGCGACGTGCTGCACGGACGCCTGGCCGCCGTGGGACTCGTCGCCCGCCGGCGGCACGCGACGGTCGGCGACTTCGCCCGGGAGTACGTCGCCTCGCGGACGGACGTGTCTCCGGCGACCCGGAACCATCTGGCACGGGCCGCCGCCGACCTCGCGGCTGTCCTCGGGGACCGGACGCCGCTGCGAGACGTCACCCCCGCCCACGCCGACGAGTACCGCCGAACTCAACTCGCTCGGGGCGTGGCGGAGAACACGGTTCGGCGCCGGGTCGGGCGGGCCAAACAGATCTTCGCCGCCGCCGTCCGCGGCCGCCTGCTGGACCGCAACCCGTTCGAGGGCCAAAAGTGCCAGGTGACGGGCAACCCCGACAAGTTCCACTTCGTCACCCGGGAGGAGGCCGAGGCCTTGATCGCCGCCTGCCCGAACGCCCCATGGCGGGCGGTCGTGGCCCTGGCGCGGTTCGGCGGGCTGCGGTGCCCTTCTGAGCTGCGCCCGCTCCAATGGCGGCACGTCGACGTCGACGCCGGACGGCTGACCGTCATCTCCTCAAAGACCGCGCATCAGGGAAAGGGGATGCGGGTGACGCCGTTGTTCCCGGAATTGCGTCTTCACCTAAGCGCCCTCCGGCAGGAGGCAGGCGACCCCGCCCCGGACGATTCCGTGTTGTCGGGCTTCGAGGGGACGTCGTGGGCGTTGGGCGGGCCGCTCGCCGCGATCGCCCGCCGGGCCGACCTGAAGCTGTGGCCCAAGCCGTTTTGCAACATGCGGGCGACCCGGCAGACGGAGTTGACGGCCGAGTTCCCGAGCCACGTCGTCTGCGGGTGGATCGGGAATAGCGAGGACGTCGCGAACGAGCACTACCTGCGGACGATCGATGTTGACTTCCAGCGGGCGGTCGCCGGCGACGGCAAGGCGCCGAACAAGCCGCGGTAA
- the metX gene encoding homoserine O-acetyltransferase MetX: MGLAVVRTATLFDKRPLRTEGGVDLGPVTVAYQTHGRLNAAKDNAVFICHALTGDAHVAGRLSPDDKKPGWWDGFVGPGSNSSEPNAEPPGLDTDRHFVICANVLGGCSGTTGPGSVRPGSGEGDAGERWGLRFPFVTLGDIVEVHAELVRETFGIERLKAVIGGSLGGMQALEWAVRFPDRVDAAIVIASAASLGPQGIGFNAVGRRAILTDPHFRGGDYHAAVERGEPGPDAGLALARMLAHITYLSEASIERKFGRRLQGERRGKASGRKGGAGGEGAADSVGFKHDIAEEVQFQIESYLDYQGRRFTQRFDANSLLYLTRAMDHFDLARGRGSLKDALARAKARFLILSYTTDWLFPTAGSREVVRALLAAGGDATFAELASPYGHDAFLIEEELPRLGRIVNAFLG; this comes from the coding sequence TTGGGGCTCGCCGTCGTGCGGACGGCGACGCTGTTTGACAAACGCCCGCTGCGGACCGAGGGCGGCGTGGACCTCGGCCCCGTCACCGTCGCCTATCAGACGCACGGCCGACTTAACGCCGCCAAAGACAACGCCGTCTTCATCTGCCACGCCCTCACCGGCGACGCCCACGTCGCCGGCCGGCTCTCCCCCGACGACAAAAAACCCGGCTGGTGGGACGGCTTCGTCGGCCCCGGCTCGAACTCCTCGGAACCGAACGCCGAACCGCCCGGCCTCGACACCGACCGGCACTTCGTCATCTGCGCCAACGTGCTCGGCGGGTGCAGCGGCACCACCGGGCCCGGCAGCGTCCGCCCCGGTTCCGGAGAGGGCGACGCCGGGGAACGCTGGGGGCTGCGGTTCCCGTTCGTCACGCTGGGGGACATCGTCGAGGTCCACGCCGAACTGGTCCGCGAGACGTTCGGCATCGAGCGCCTGAAGGCCGTCATCGGCGGGAGCCTGGGCGGCATGCAGGCCCTCGAATGGGCGGTGCGGTTCCCCGACCGGGTGGACGCGGCGATCGTGATCGCCAGCGCCGCCTCGCTGGGGCCGCAGGGGATCGGCTTCAACGCCGTTGGGCGGCGGGCGATCCTGACGGACCCGCACTTCCGCGGCGGGGACTACCACGCGGCGGTCGAACGCGGCGAACCCGGCCCGGACGCCGGCCTGGCGCTGGCCCGCATGCTGGCCCACATCACCTATCTGTCCGAGGCCAGCATCGAACGGAAGTTCGGCCGCCGGTTGCAGGGCGAACGCCGCGGCAAAGCGTCCGGCAGGAAGGGCGGCGCCGGCGGGGAGGGCGCCGCCGACTCGGTCGGCTTCAAGCACGACATCGCCGAGGAGGTGCAGTTCCAGATCGAAAGCTATCTGGACTACCAGGGCCGACGGTTCACGCAGCGATTCGACGCCAACAGCCTGCTGTACCTGACGCGGGCGATGGACCATTTCGATCTGGCCCGCGGCCGCGGCTCGCTGAAGGACGCGCTGGCCCGGGCAAAGGCGCGGTTCCTGATCCTCAGCTACACGACCGACTGGCTGTTCCCCACGGCCGGCAGCCGGGAGGTGGTCCGGGCGCTGCTGGCCGCCGGCGGCGACGCCACCTTCGCCGAACTCGCCAGCCCCTACGGCCACGACGCCTTCCTGATTGAAGAAGAACTGCCCCGGCTGGGCCGCATCGTCAACGCGTTTCTGGGGTGA
- a CDS encoding SOS response-associated peptidase, which produces MCGRFVLLNPPAEIVRQFDLPPELAGAPPLADWEARYNVAPTQPVPVVRVAGEHDERTCDVLRWGLIPSWAKDKSIGSRLINARSETAATKPSFRSAYAQRRCLVPASGFYEWSKPEDGSAKVPHYFSPDSDAPFGFAGLWERWEKGGAEPVETFTLLTGEAYPAVAPVHGRSPLIVPPDLYAAWLDPDLTDPNGVAKLLREAQARGGEALQARPVSTAVNSPAHDGPELIEAA; this is translated from the coding sequence ATGTGCGGACGATTCGTTTTACTCAACCCGCCGGCGGAGATCGTCCGGCAGTTCGACCTCCCCCCGGAACTGGCCGGCGCGCCCCCGCTGGCGGACTGGGAGGCGCGCTACAACGTCGCCCCCACCCAGCCGGTCCCGGTGGTGCGGGTCGCCGGAGAACACGACGAGCGCACCTGCGACGTCCTCCGCTGGGGGCTGATCCCCAGTTGGGCGAAGGACAAGTCGATCGGCAGCCGGCTGATCAACGCCCGCAGCGAGACCGCCGCGACCAAGCCCAGCTTCCGCAGCGCCTACGCCCAGCGCCGCTGCCTCGTCCCGGCCAGCGGCTTCTACGAATGGTCGAAGCCGGAGGACGGCTCCGCCAAGGTGCCGCACTACTTCTCCCCCGACAGCGACGCCCCCTTCGGCTTCGCCGGCCTGTGGGAACGCTGGGAGAAGGGCGGCGCCGAGCCCGTCGAGACCTTCACCCTGCTCACCGGCGAGGCCTACCCCGCCGTCGCCCCGGTGCACGGTCGCAGCCCGCTGATCGTCCCGCCGGACCTCTACGCCGCCTGGCTCGACCCGGACCTGACCGACCCCAACGGCGTAGCCAAGCTGCTCCGCGAAGCCCAAGCCCGCGGCGGCGAGGCATTGCAGGCGCGGCCCGTGTCGACCGCGGTGAACAGCCCGGCGCACGACGGGCCGGAGCTGATTGAGGCGGCGTAG
- a CDS encoding APC family permease, whose protein sequence is MSIEAPRLSRTVGVPGAVLLGLGSMLGTGVFVGVALAADVAGPAVVPATLAAAALALCNALSSAQLAAAHPVSGGTYEYGHRLLGYRGWPGFLAGWLFLGAKGASAATAAVGLVGYLLAFVPGAGDWWVGTGAALFVLAMTAFVAGGLRRSNWGNAALVTVAATGLLYFLLEASRGRSTAPSDLLQVRPTLRGFLEAAALMFVAFAGYGRLATLGEEVKDPTRSIPKAVMITIGVTAVLYVLVAWGTDHLLQLVPLGSAPAVGGPLAELVRRVAPEDGALGPALVTAGAFAALGGSLLNLLLGLSRVLLAMARRGEMPPWFAAVSNDSPRRAVWAVGLAVAAGAACGSVKLAWSVSACAVLLYYGLTNAAALRLPAEQRRYPRAIAWVGLVGCASLAWFVTPVAAAIVGGWLLAGVAWRAMMRGRTSPGRAA, encoded by the coding sequence TTGAGCATTGAAGCTCCCCGACTGTCCCGCACCGTCGGCGTGCCGGGGGCGGTGCTGTTGGGGCTCGGCTCGATGCTGGGGACCGGGGTGTTCGTCGGGGTGGCGCTGGCCGCCGACGTCGCCGGGCCGGCGGTGGTGCCGGCGACGCTCGCCGCGGCGGCGCTGGCGCTCTGCAACGCCCTGAGCAGCGCCCAACTCGCCGCGGCCCACCCGGTCAGCGGCGGCACCTACGAGTACGGCCACCGCCTGCTGGGTTACCGCGGCTGGCCGGGGTTTCTCGCCGGCTGGCTGTTCCTCGGGGCGAAGGGGGCCAGCGCCGCGACCGCCGCGGTGGGGCTTGTCGGCTACCTGCTGGCGTTCGTGCCGGGGGCGGGCGACTGGTGGGTCGGAACGGGCGCCGCCCTGTTCGTCCTGGCGATGACGGCGTTCGTCGCGGGCGGGCTGCGGCGGTCGAACTGGGGGAACGCGGCGTTGGTGACCGTCGCGGCGACGGGGCTGTTGTACTTTCTGCTGGAAGCGTCACGGGGCCGATCGACGGCGCCCTCCGACCTGTTACAGGTTCGCCCGACGCTCCGCGGCTTTCTCGAGGCCGCCGCGTTGATGTTCGTCGCTTTCGCCGGGTATGGCCGGCTGGCGACGCTGGGCGAGGAGGTGAAAGACCCGACCCGCAGCATCCCGAAGGCCGTGATGATCACGATCGGGGTGACGGCCGTGCTGTACGTGCTGGTCGCGTGGGGAACGGACCATCTGCTTCAGCTCGTGCCGCTCGGCTCGGCGCCGGCGGTGGGCGGTCCCCTCGCAGAACTGGTCCGGCGGGTCGCCCCGGAAGACGGCGCCCTGGGCCCCGCCCTCGTCACCGCCGGGGCGTTTGCGGCCCTCGGCGGGTCGCTGCTCAATCTCCTCCTCGGCCTGTCCCGGGTGCTGTTGGCGATGGCTCGGCGGGGGGAGATGCCGCCGTGGTTCGCCGCCGTGTCGAACGATTCTCCCCGCAGGGCCGTGTGGGCGGTGGGGTTGGCCGTCGCGGCGGGGGCGGCGTGCGGGAGCGTGAAACTGGCCTGGAGCGTCTCCGCCTGTGCCGTGCTGCTGTACTACGGCCTGACGAACGCCGCCGCGCTGCGGCTGCCGGCCGAGCAGCGCCGCTATCCGCGGGCGATCGCGTGGGTCGGGCTGGTCGGGTGTGCGAGTCTGGCGTGGTTCGTCACGCCGGTCGCCGCGGCGATCGTGGGCGGCTGGTTGCTGGCGGGCGTCGCCTGGCGGGCGATGATGAGAGGGCGAACGTCGCCCGGACGCGCCGCCTAA
- the metW gene encoding methionine biosynthesis protein MetW has protein sequence MRRRFAPPDPAVELTDRLISQQIAPGSRVLDLGCGDGRLLANLRDGAGCRVVGVELNEDAFTEAVGRRVPVLRLDLDDGLPDLPDGGFDVAVLSQTLQQVKQPHRVLQEMLRIAPRAVIVVPNFGHWRVRAQLLFGGRAPVTNALPHAWYDTPNLHVMTLRDMRDLADDLGVTIAAEQPIRAGRAADRLVWPNLRADSVLFVLERGGAER, from the coding sequence ATGCGTCGCCGGTTCGCCCCGCCGGATCCCGCCGTCGAACTGACGGACCGGCTGATCTCGCAGCAGATCGCGCCTGGCAGTCGGGTGCTGGACCTCGGTTGCGGGGACGGGCGATTGCTGGCGAACCTCCGCGACGGCGCCGGTTGCCGGGTGGTCGGCGTGGAACTGAACGAAGACGCCTTCACCGAGGCCGTCGGCCGTCGGGTGCCGGTGTTGCGGCTGGACCTGGACGACGGCCTGCCGGACCTGCCGGACGGCGGGTTCGACGTGGCGGTGCTCTCCCAGACGCTCCAGCAGGTCAAGCAGCCGCACCGGGTGCTGCAGGAGATGCTGCGGATCGCCCCGCGGGCGGTGATCGTGGTGCCGAACTTCGGTCACTGGCGGGTGCGGGCCCAGTTGCTGTTCGGCGGCCGGGCCCCCGTCACCAACGCCCTGCCGCACGCCTGGTACGACACGCCGAATCTCCACGTGATGACGCTGCGGGACATGCGCGATTTGGCCGACGACCTCGGCGTGACGATCGCCGCCGAGCAACCCATCCGGGCCGGCCGGGCCGCCGACCGGCTCGTCTGGCCGAACCTGCGGGCCGACAGCGTGCTGTTCGTGCTGGAACGCGGCGGGGCGGAGCGGTGA